GTCCTCAACGAGACGCCCTTGCTGGCTTCTTTTGAAGAGCGCCTGGAGGTGCTGGGCAACGTGGGGATGCTGATCGCCTCCTGCACCCGTCACGGCCTCAACGAGCCCGCCCAAGGACAGTCCCCGCTGGTGGAAGAATCGCGCCTGGCATTGCAGTTGGGCGCCTCGCTAGGTGTGGCACCCCGGCTCATACTGGCGCCCTATGCGACCCATAACAAGGCCCGCCGGGGCGTGTTCAAGAGTTTTACCCGCTATGAGGACGAGCGCACCTTCATCTACTACAACACGCAGGGGATCTTCGAATACGAGCGGGCTTCGGAGGCCCTGGAGAAGATCTGCGCGCTGGGGATCTCCAATCCTATCGCACTGGAGTTTTTCGCCGAAGCCGAGGCGGCGCTGAGCAAGGCTCATGAGATCAACGACAAGCTCTATGAGAGCATCGACGTCGACACCTTCTTTTACGGCATCCGGCCTTACTACAAGACTTCGATCGTCGGAAACCGCAGCTACCGGGGCGTCAACGCCGGAGATTTCGCCGGCATCAACCAGATCGACCTGCTCTTGGGTCTGTGCAGCGCAGACGATCCCTTCTATCTCAATCTGCTGGTGGAGAAAACACCTTTCGTGCTGCCCCATGAGCAAGAAGCGCTGAGGCGCTGCATGATCCAGCGCAGCCTGCTGGACGAGTTTCTGGAGGCAGGGCTGGAGTCGTCCCAGGACGAGTGGTTTCAAAAGGGCGCCCGGGCTTTTCTGAAAGTCTGCCAAGCTCACGGACGCGCGGCAGCGGCTCATCACAACAAACTGGTCAAGAAGTTCATCGAGCGTCCCGCAGAGGGCCTGGACAAAGAAGAGTTGGACGACCTGACCGCTTCCGGCCCGCCCTTGCCGGCGCTGCTCAACATGTTGGAAAAGCTGCGCGACCTGCGTTTGGGCAAGCAGCGCTCCGATATCCGCTCCCGCCACGGGGACCTGGAGTTGCTCAAAAGCAAGCTCTATGATCCGGTCGCGTAGGCTTGTCCGAGACGGGCCCGGGCCGGGGCCGCAACCGCCAAAGTCGAAGCCGCCGTCAGCACCAGCAGAATCCATAGGACGTCGGCCAACAGGAGGTGGACGAGTTGGATCCACACCGGAGCCTGCAGGAAGACGTTTACGACTCCCACCAGCAGTTGAAAGTGATAGACGACCATCATCGACCGGCCCCACAAGCGGGTCTGAGGATCGCTGGAGGTTGAGGCGCAGATTCGGGCCGTGACCATGATGAGCAGCAGCAGCGCCAGCGCCAGCATGGGGTGGACGAAACGCAGCAGGACCAGAGAGGCCACCACCGGAGAATCCTGCGGGTCCACATTGGAGTTGAGCACCAGCGTGTCGCCCAGCGCGGTGACGGCTCCGCTGGCTCCCAGCAGCAACACCGAGACCATGGCGACCGCCAGCAGCAAACCCACGCGTCCCTGGCCGCGCAGGCGCACCTGGCCGCCGCCGGAAGCCCACCAGGCGGTAAGCGTCATGGCGGCCAGCAAGAAGAAGGTGTTGACCAGATGGAAGGCCATGGTGATGACGCGGGCTATGGAATCGTTGTCCGCCACCCATTCAAACTTGACGATGCCGGCGCCTATCAAGGCCTCGGCGATGACGAACAGCAGGCTCCAGAGGGCGCCTTTCCGTAGCGGATGGGCGGAAGGAAAACGCCGAAAGGCCCAGATCAGCAGGCCCACGACCAGAAAACCCAGCAATCCGCTGCTGAGACGATGGGTGTATTCGATGAGGGTTTCCAGGGCCGGGGCCCGGGGTATGACCTCTCCGTTGCAGGTAGGCCAGTGGCTGCCGCATCCGGCTCCCGACCCGGTAGCCCGCACGAAGGCGCCCCACAGAATAACCAGAATGGTGTAGGCCAGCACTCCCCAGCAGTACTTGGCGAAGCGGTCCAGCTTCATGACTCCATCATCTTAGCCGAGAACGCCTTCTTGAGCGATGAATTCGGCCAAGTCGGCGGGTTCGACGACGGGGCGCTGTTGGGAGTCCGGTCCCAGATTGAGGACGACACCGTCGGCTCCCACGGCGCGGGCGGCGCGGGCCAGCGGCAGGACGTCCTGCGGGGTCGAGACGGCTCCCATGGGATTGACGATCACGGGCAGGTGGGTACGTTCTTTGAGAGCCAGCACCGCCCCTAGATCGAGGGTCTCCCGGTTGGAGGCCTCAAAGGTGCGTATCCCCCGCTCGCAAAGCAGCACGTGCTGGTTGCCCTCGGCCAGGATCTCCTGAGCCGAGGCGGTCAGCTCGTCCAAAGTGGAGTTGATGCCCCTCTCCAGCAGCACAGGCTTGGCCAGGCGCCCCAACAGGCGCAGCAGAGGATAATTCTGCATATTGCGTCCGCCCACGATGAGCAGGTCGCAGCAATGGGCCAGAGCCTCGACCTGCTCGGCCGCTTCGACCTCGCAGCCCACCGGCATGCGCAGTTCGCGTCCCAGGCGGGAAAGGATCTGCGCCCCCTGGGTGACCAGGTCGAGTCCGTGGTCGCCTTGGGCCGCCAGGTATTCGCCTCCCAGCAGGACGCGGGCTCCGGCGGCCTCGGCGGCTTCGGCGACGGGACGCAGTTCCCCGGGGGAGGAGAAAGAGCGCGGCCCCGCCAGGACAGCGAAGGATCCGCCCCCGATCTCGACCGCGCCCACCGCGACCACGGCGGCCTCGCGCGGGGAGGATGGCTGGGGCGACTTCCGGCCGGAACTTCGCCGCAGGGCCCTTCGGCGCGAATCGGCGTCGCGCGACTCCGACAGATAAGGCACGCCGGAGCGTGCGTCCACCTTGGGATAACAGCCCAGAACGCGCAGCAGGCGGGCCCTCTTGCGCACTTCGTCGAGGGCCCGGCTGGTCTCCTCGTCGTCGATATTGCCCTCCACGTCAAGGTAAAACTGATATTGCCAGGGCGATCCCTGGCGGGGACGCGATTCCAGCTTGGTCATGTTGAGGCCGTGGTCGCGAAGGGCCGTCAAACAGGCCACCAGAGCCCCTTCCCGGTGATCGGTGACCAGCACCAAGGAAGTTTTGGCGGGAATGCGCTTGTCCACCGAGACACTCTGCCGCGAAACGACCCAAAAGCGCGTGTAGTTCTCGGGATGATCAGAAATCCCCTCGCGCAACACCTGCAATCCGTAGCGCCGCGCCGCCTGACGGCTGGCGATGGCGGCTTGGCGAGGATCCTCGTCCTCCCTGACCTTGCGCACCGCCTCGGCGGTGTCGATGTAGGACTCGTTGGCGGCGTTGGGCAGGCCGCGCAGAAAGGTCTTGCATTGCTCCAGCGCCACGGGGTGCGAGAGCACCCGAGCGATCTCTTCCAGCGGCACCTCGCGCAAGCCCAGCAAACAGTGTTCAATGCGCAACACCTCTTCGCCGATGACGCTGTAGCGGCTGTCGGCCAGCAGTTCGTAGACGTCGTGAATGCTTCCGAAAAGGGTGTTTTCGATGGGCAGCAGGGCCAGGTCGACGCGTCCCTCTTCCAGCGCCTCCAGGGTCTCCCGAAAGCCGGTGAAGCCCACGGCTTCCACCTTTTTGCCGAAGTGGTTGTGCAGCGCTTGCCAGGAATAGGCTCCCGGAGCCCCTTGAAAGGCCACCCGGGCTACCCGCCGCAAGTCAGGGTTGTGGCGTTCCTGTACGCGGCGGGTCTGCAGTTCGCGCGAATGGCTGATGACGGCCCGCAGGACGCGTTCCACCAACTTGGGATCGAGACGGCGCTGTCCGCCGTGGTCGGCCATCTTGTTGAGCAGGGATTTCTCCCGCTCCAGATCGAAAAGCTCCAGACCCTGGGCCTCTTTCTGGCGCAGGATGTGGTCCACCACTTCCATGCGGCGGGCCAGAGCCTCGATCAGGTCGCGGTCGGCTTCGTCGATGCGTTGGCGAAGGGCTTGCAGTTCGTCCATGGGCTGATCATCGTGTCCCTAGGGTGTAGAAAAAGTCAAGCCAAAAGTGGAAAGGCCGTTTAAGGGCCGCATTCCGAGGCCTGGATCTCCTCCGGGTTGAGGGGCGGCTGAATCAGCCACTGGGGCATGGCCGAGGGGCAGCGGCCCCGGATGTCC
This region of Acidobacteriota bacterium genomic DNA includes:
- a CDS encoding prephenate dehydratase domain-containing protein is translated as MDELQALRQRIDEADRDLIEALARRMEVVDHILRQKEAQGLELFDLEREKSLLNKMADHGGQRRLDPKLVERVLRAVISHSRELQTRRVQERHNPDLRRVARVAFQGAPGAYSWQALHNHFGKKVEAVGFTGFRETLEALEEGRVDLALLPIENTLFGSIHDVYELLADSRYSVIGEEVLRIEHCLLGLREVPLEEIARVLSHPVALEQCKTFLRGLPNAANESYIDTAEAVRKVREDEDPRQAAIASRQAARRYGLQVLREGISDHPENYTRFWVVSRQSVSVDKRIPAKTSLVLVTDHREGALVACLTALRDHGLNMTKLESRPRQGSPWQYQFYLDVEGNIDDEETSRALDEVRKRARLLRVLGCYPKVDARSGVPYLSESRDADSRRRALRRSSGRKSPQPSSPREAAVVAVGAVEIGGGSFAVLAGPRSFSSPGELRPVAEAAEAAGARVLLGGEYLAAQGDHGLDLVTQGAQILSRLGRELRMPVGCEVEAAEQVEALAHCCDLLIVGGRNMQNYPLLRLLGRLAKPVLLERGINSTLDELTASAQEILAEGNQHVLLCERGIRTFEASNRETLDLGAVLALKERTHLPVIVNPMGAVSTPQDVLPLARAARAVGADGVVLNLGPDSQQRPVVEPADLAEFIAQEGVLG
- a CDS encoding COX15/CtaA family protein; its protein translation is MKLDRFAKYCWGVLAYTILVILWGAFVRATGSGAGCGSHWPTCNGEVIPRAPALETLIEYTHRLSSGLLGFLVVGLLIWAFRRFPSAHPLRKGALWSLLFVIAEALIGAGIVKFEWVADNDSIARVITMAFHLVNTFFLLAAMTLTAWWASGGGQVRLRGQGRVGLLLAVAMVSVLLLGASGAVTALGDTLVLNSNVDPQDSPVVASLVLLRFVHPMLALALLLLIMVTARICASTSSDPQTRLWGRSMMVVYHFQLLVGVVNVFLQAPVWIQLVHLLLADVLWILLVLTAASTLAVAAPARARLGQAYATGS
- a CDS encoding monodechloroaminopyrrolnitrin synthase PrnB family protein; the encoded protein is MSYPEVVNKPAHRHFDNWIRTTFSALNTEIEEGEKRRREAGNPPGDAPDQQGIDRVRRRIRKDGRRHVLDVLNETPLLASFEERLEVLGNVGMLIASCTRHGLNEPAQGQSPLVEESRLALQLGASLGVAPRLILAPYATHNKARRGVFKSFTRYEDERTFIYYNTQGIFEYERASEALEKICALGISNPIALEFFAEAEAALSKAHEINDKLYESIDVDTFFYGIRPYYKTSIVGNRSYRGVNAGDFAGINQIDLLLGLCSADDPFYLNLLVEKTPFVLPHEQEALRRCMIQRSLLDEFLEAGLESSQDEWFQKGARAFLKVCQAHGRAAAAHHNKLVKKFIERPAEGLDKEELDDLTASGPPLPALLNMLEKLRDLRLGKQRSDIRSRHGDLELLKSKLYDPVA